From Pseudomonas sp. StFLB209, a single genomic window includes:
- a CDS encoding Fic family protein — MQNPFWIWQQPQWPHFNWQADILAPLLRACTMAQGRLLGMVGAVSADAEAQSRLDAMLRNIITSSAIEGEQLNAGSVRSSLARRLGINEQGPVSPRSEGLAELLVDATGTSSQPLDLQRLFAWHRWLFPVDEGLLARPLGIGTLRGHEPMQVVSGRLDRPTVHFEAPPREGLEQQLDTFLAWFENSRSDSQLDPLLRAGIAHFWFVTLHPFDDGNGRLTRTITDLALAQSEQQAIRFYAMSASILEDRAGYYRILEASQKGSLDITAWLQWFLSTLLNSLEQALARIDRVLAKARFWQAHRDQALSAEQIKVLNRLLDGGERGFEEGISAAQYQAVAKVSKATATRHLSDLMEKGCLVRLPGGGRSTRYQIAVS; from the coding sequence ATGCAGAACCCCTTCTGGATCTGGCAGCAGCCCCAATGGCCGCATTTTAATTGGCAAGCCGACATACTGGCGCCGCTGCTGCGTGCCTGCACGATGGCTCAGGGTCGTTTGCTCGGTATGGTCGGTGCCGTCAGTGCGGATGCCGAGGCGCAGAGCCGTCTGGATGCCATGTTGCGCAATATCATTACCTCGTCAGCCATTGAGGGCGAGCAGTTGAATGCTGGCTCGGTGCGTTCCTCTCTGGCCCGGCGCTTGGGCATTAACGAGCAAGGTCCGGTGTCGCCTCGCTCTGAAGGGTTGGCCGAGTTGCTGGTGGATGCCACCGGCACGTCTTCACAACCGCTTGATCTGCAGCGGCTGTTTGCCTGGCACCGCTGGCTGTTCCCGGTTGATGAGGGATTGTTAGCTCGCCCGCTCGGTATCGGCACGTTGCGCGGCCATGAGCCGATGCAGGTTGTCTCCGGTCGGCTTGATCGGCCTACCGTGCACTTTGAGGCGCCACCCCGTGAGGGACTGGAGCAGCAACTGGATACGTTTCTTGCGTGGTTCGAGAACAGCCGCAGCGATAGCCAGCTTGATCCGTTGCTACGCGCCGGTATCGCCCATTTCTGGTTTGTCACCCTTCACCCGTTCGATGACGGCAATGGCCGCCTGACGCGCACCATCACCGATCTGGCCCTGGCCCAAAGCGAGCAGCAGGCCATCCGCTTCTATGCAATGTCGGCGAGCATTCTGGAAGATCGCGCCGGTTACTACCGCATTCTTGAGGCCAGCCAGAAAGGCAGCCTGGATATCACCGCGTGGCTGCAATGGTTCCTGAGCACGCTGCTGAACAGCCTGGAACAAGCCTTGGCCCGGATCGATCGGGTACTGGCCAAGGCCCGCTTCTGGCAGGCGCATCGTGATCAGGCCCTGTCGGCAGAGCAAATCAAAGTGCTTAACCGCCTGCTCGATGGTGGTGAGCGGGGCTTTGAAGAGGGCATCAGTGCAGCGCAATATCAGGCCGTTGCCAAGGTTTCCAAGGCTACCGCCACACGGCACTTGAGTGATCTGATGGAAAAGGGCTGTCTTGTGCGACTGCCGGGTGGTGGGCGTAGTACTCGTTATCAGATTGCGGTGAGCTGA
- a CDS encoding GGDEF domain-containing response regulator, which yields MPLAQDESLEILVVDDQQDIREEMIELLEDLDRPVRCAGSGDEALECVSRGNIGLVLMDVEMPRMGGFEAARRMRAEPQSRYTPIIFISGLRQTDAVLNEGYTSGAVDFLTKPVQPAVLLHKARILLEHEQYRRSLLRLTQQLEQERAFNASILDNTAEGILVVGDDGRVRYANPAITRMLGCSSEELQGSDLLSWVESPHENNWQTSVFHDSRQRGDNLRLHDANLRGRDGSNIPVAMSCSPLPGEQQSMTVLAVDMSVVRDLHRQLELQAITDALTGLLNRRGFMQALHGAVSRTQRTGSLSALLYLDLDGFKLINDTLSHEKGDEVLRWVSVQMQACLRPYDRLARIGGDEFAVIVDSMHTPADAAAIAQKLIEQVTVDEGPFRLGASIGIAFIPSSGNHVEDILRAADAAMYAAKRGGKGQYRFHETVDNVIT from the coding sequence GTGCCGTTAGCGCAGGATGAGTCGCTGGAAATTCTGGTGGTCGACGACCAGCAAGATATCCGTGAAGAAATGATCGAGCTGCTGGAAGACCTGGATCGGCCCGTACGCTGCGCCGGTTCCGGGGACGAGGCGCTGGAATGTGTGAGCCGGGGCAACATCGGCCTGGTCCTGATGGATGTCGAGATGCCGCGCATGGGCGGTTTCGAAGCCGCCCGGCGCATGCGTGCCGAGCCGCAAAGCCGTTACACGCCGATCATCTTCATTTCCGGGTTGCGCCAGACCGATGCCGTGCTCAATGAGGGCTATACCTCCGGCGCGGTGGATTTCCTGACCAAGCCGGTACAACCGGCGGTCCTGTTGCACAAGGCCAGGATATTGCTGGAGCACGAACAATACCGGCGCAGCCTGCTGCGGCTGACCCAGCAACTGGAGCAGGAGCGCGCCTTCAACGCCTCGATCCTCGACAACACCGCCGAGGGTATTCTGGTGGTCGGTGATGACGGCCGGGTGCGTTACGCCAACCCGGCCATCACCCGCATGCTCGGCTGTTCCAGTGAAGAACTGCAAGGCAGCGACCTGCTGTCGTGGGTCGAGTCGCCGCACGAAAACAACTGGCAGACCTCGGTGTTCCATGACTCGCGGCAACGCGGCGATAACCTGCGACTGCACGACGCCAACCTGCGCGGCCGGGACGGTAGCAACATTCCGGTGGCGATGTCCTGCTCGCCGTTACCGGGCGAGCAACAGAGCATGACCGTGCTGGCAGTGGACATGTCAGTGGTCCGTGACCTGCACCGGCAACTGGAGCTGCAGGCAATCACCGATGCCCTGACCGGCCTGCTCAACCGTCGTGGCTTCATGCAGGCACTGCACGGCGCCGTGTCCCGCACCCAGCGCACCGGCTCGTTAAGTGCCTTGCTGTATCTGGACCTCGATGGCTTCAAACTGATCAACGACACCCTGAGCCATGAAAAGGGCGACGAAGTGCTGCGCTGGGTCAGCGTCCAGATGCAAGCCTGCCTGCGCCCCTACGACCGTCTGGCGCGCATTGGCGGCGATGAGTTCGCGGTGATCGTCGACAGCATGCACACCCCGGCCGACGCGGCGGCCATTGCGCAGAAACTGATCGAACAGGTCACGGTGGATGAGGGACCGTTTCGCCTGGGCGCGAGCATCGGGATTGCGTTTATCCCGTCCAGCGGCAACCACGTCGAAGACATCCTGCGTGCGGCCGATGCGGCGATGTACGCCGCCAAGCGCGGGGGCAAGGGGCAGTACCGGTTTCATGAGACGGTAGATAACGTGATTACTTGA
- a CDS encoding hydroxymethylglutaryl-CoA lyase, translated as MNLPQHVRLVEVGPRDGLQNEARPIAVADKVQLVDDLAAAGLRHIEVGSFVSPKWVPQMAGSAEVFAGIHPRAGVTYSALTPNLRGLEAAIEAGVREVAVFAAASESFSQRNINCSISDSLERFVPVMQLAAQQGIRVRGYVSCVLGCPYEGDIAPTAVANVSKALLALGCYEISLGDTIGVGTATATRRLLDVVGRVVPREQLAGHFHDTYGQALTNIYASLLEGVAVFDSSVAGLGGCPYAKGATGNVASEDVVYLLNGLGIETGIELRALAEAGQRICTLLGRVNGSRVATALLANSC; from the coding sequence ATGAACCTGCCGCAACACGTTCGGCTGGTCGAAGTCGGCCCCCGCGACGGGCTGCAGAACGAAGCCCGGCCCATTGCCGTGGCTGACAAGGTCCAGCTGGTCGATGACCTGGCGGCGGCCGGGCTGAGGCATATCGAGGTGGGTAGTTTTGTTTCGCCCAAATGGGTGCCGCAGATGGCCGGCAGCGCCGAGGTATTTGCCGGTATCCACCCGCGAGCTGGCGTAACGTACAGCGCCCTGACCCCGAACCTGCGCGGCCTTGAAGCCGCCATTGAAGCCGGAGTGCGCGAAGTGGCAGTGTTTGCCGCCGCCTCCGAGTCATTCTCGCAGCGCAATATCAACTGCTCGATCAGCGACAGCCTGGAGCGCTTCGTACCCGTCATGCAACTGGCCGCGCAGCAGGGTATCCGCGTGCGCGGTTACGTGTCCTGTGTGCTGGGTTGCCCTTACGAGGGTGATATCGCGCCGACCGCCGTGGCGAATGTCAGCAAGGCGCTGCTGGCGCTGGGCTGCTATGAAATCTCGCTGGGCGACACCATCGGCGTCGGTACGGCCACGGCCACCCGCCGGTTGCTCGACGTGGTGGGGCGGGTGGTGCCACGTGAGCAACTGGCCGGGCATTTTCATGACACCTATGGCCAGGCGCTGACCAATATCTACGCCAGCCTGCTCGAAGGCGTCGCGGTGTTCGACAGCTCCGTGGCCGGCCTGGGCGGTTGCCCCTATGCCAAGGGCGCGACCGGCAATGTCGCCAGCGAAGACGTGGTTTATCTGCTTAATGGGCTGGGCATTGAAACCGGCATTGAACTTCGAGCGCTGGCCGAGGCGGGGCAGCGAATCTGTACCTTGCTGGGGCGGGTCAATGGCTCGCGGGTGGCGACGGCGTTGCTGGCGAATAGTTGTTAA
- a CDS encoding acetyl/propionyl/methylcrotonyl-CoA carboxylase subunit alpha, translating into MNTTTINTLLVANRGEIACRVMRTAKALGITSVAVHSAIDRNARHVREADVAIDLGGARPGESYLLADKIIAAARASGADAVHPGYGFLSENAAFARRLEDAGLVFLGPPASAIEAMGSKSAAKALMEAAGVPLVPGYHGEDQDLETFRSAAQRIGYPVLLKATAGGGGKGMKVVERETELAEALASARREAQSSFGDARMLVEKYLLQPRHVEIQVFADRHGHCLYLNERDCSIQRRHQKVVEEAPAPGLTPALRKAMGEAAVRAAQAIGYVGAGTVEFLLDARGEFFFMEMNTRLQVEHPVTEAITGLDLVAWQIRVARGEPLPITQEQVPLNGHAIEVRLYAEDPEGGFLPASGHLALYREAAPGAGRRVDSGVQEGDDISPFYDPMLAKLIAWGENREEARQRLLAMLAETVVAGFKTNLVFLQRILAHPAFAAAELDTGFIERHQAQLLPAPAPLPDAFWQQAGAAVLASEPARLRADDPHSPWAARNAWRSGLPAVTGLVLSSGEALREVKVSPDTAPPRSVLREGDTLYLRWGLEWLAVKRFDPIANAAAGHEQQAGLVAPMNGSIVNVLVEVGQRVEAGTQLVVLEAMKMEHSIRAAEAGVVKALYCQEGELIAEGTVLVELETHD; encoded by the coding sequence ATGAACACAACAACAATCAATACCCTGCTGGTTGCCAACCGTGGCGAAATCGCCTGCCGGGTGATGCGCACCGCCAAGGCGCTGGGCATCACCAGTGTGGCCGTGCACAGTGCCATCGACCGCAACGCCCGCCACGTGCGCGAGGCGGATGTGGCCATCGACCTGGGCGGCGCCCGGCCTGGCGAAAGTTACCTGCTGGCCGACAAAATCATTGCAGCGGCCCGTGCCAGCGGCGCCGATGCCGTGCACCCCGGCTATGGTTTTCTGTCTGAGAACGCCGCCTTCGCCAGACGTCTGGAAGACGCCGGGCTGGTGTTTCTCGGCCCACCGGCCAGCGCCATCGAAGCCATGGGCAGCAAGTCCGCTGCCAAAGCCTTGATGGAAGCCGCCGGGGTGCCGCTGGTGCCGGGCTATCACGGTGAAGACCAGGACCTGGAAACCTTTCGCAGCGCCGCCCAGCGCATCGGTTACCCGGTGCTGCTCAAGGCTACGGCGGGCGGTGGCGGCAAGGGCATGAAAGTGGTCGAGCGCGAAACCGAACTGGCCGAAGCGCTGGCCTCGGCGCGGCGTGAGGCGCAGTCTTCGTTTGGTGACGCACGCATGCTGGTGGAAAAGTACCTGCTGCAACCCCGCCATGTGGAGATCCAGGTGTTTGCCGACCGTCACGGCCACTGCCTGTACCTCAACGAGCGTGACTGTTCGATCCAGCGCCGCCACCAGAAGGTGGTCGAAGAAGCACCGGCACCGGGCCTGACCCCGGCATTGCGCAAGGCGATGGGCGAAGCGGCAGTGCGCGCCGCCCAGGCCATCGGTTATGTCGGCGCCGGGACAGTCGAGTTTCTGCTCGATGCCCGCGGCGAATTCTTCTTCATGGAAATGAACACCCGCCTGCAGGTCGAACACCCGGTGACCGAAGCGATCACCGGCCTGGACCTGGTGGCCTGGCAGATTCGCGTGGCCCGCGGTGAGCCGCTGCCGATCACTCAGGAGCAAGTGCCGCTCAACGGCCATGCGATTGAAGTACGCCTGTATGCCGAAGACCCGGAAGGCGGTTTTCTGCCGGCCAGCGGTCATCTGGCGCTGTATCGCGAAGCCGCACCAGGAGCGGGGCGCCGGGTTGATAGCGGGGTGCAGGAGGGTGATGACATTTCGCCGTTCTACGACCCGATGCTGGCCAAGCTGATTGCCTGGGGCGAGAACCGCGAAGAAGCCCGGCAGCGGCTGCTGGCGATGCTGGCTGAAACCGTGGTGGCCGGGTTCAAGACCAACCTTGTGTTCCTGCAACGTATCCTCGCCCACCCGGCGTTTGCCGCTGCCGAACTGGACACCGGGTTCATCGAGCGGCATCAGGCGCAACTGCTGCCGGCGCCCGCACCCTTGCCCGATGCTTTCTGGCAACAGGCTGGCGCCGCTGTGCTGGCCAGTGAACCGGCCCGGCTGCGGGCCGATGATCCGCATTCACCCTGGGCGGCGCGCAATGCCTGGCGCAGTGGCTTGCCGGCTGTAACCGGTCTGGTCCTGAGCTCTGGCGAAGCGCTGCGGGAGGTGAAAGTCAGCCCGGACACAGCCCCGCCGCGCAGCGTGTTGCGTGAAGGTGACACGCTGTACCTGCGGTGGGGGCTTGAATGGCTGGCGGTCAAACGCTTCGATCCGATTGCCAATGCTGCCGCTGGCCATGAGCAACAGGCAGGGCTGGTCGCGCCGATGAATGGCAGCATCGTCAACGTGCTGGTCGAGGTCGGCCAGCGTGTCGAAGCCGGCACGCAACTGGTGGTGCTCGAAGCAATGAAAATGGAACACAGCATTCGGGCAGCCGAGGCCGGAGTGGTCAAGGCGCTGTATTGCCAGGAAGGTGAATTGATTGCTGAAGGCACTGTGTTGGTGGAGCTGGAAACTCATGATTAG
- a CDS encoding gamma-carboxygeranoyl-CoA hydratase → MNAFNTIELVHEPRGIATLWLNRPDKHNAFNAAMIDELIQALRQVGDDDDVRFLILRGRGKHFSAGADLAWMQASARLDYAANLKDAHQLGELMNLLYRLPCPTLAVVQGAAFGGAVGLVACCDIAIGSTDALFSLSEVRIGLAPAVISPYVVQALGERASRRYALSAERFNGERARELGLLAECYPDGQLDSALAQWTANLLLNSPHAMRVCKALLHDVGSGELSDGLRQRTESVIAGIRVSEEGQEGLGAFLDKRKPAWQ, encoded by the coding sequence ATGAACGCATTCAACACCATCGAGCTGGTTCACGAGCCACGCGGCATCGCGACCCTGTGGCTGAACCGCCCGGACAAGCACAACGCCTTCAACGCCGCGATGATCGACGAACTGATTCAGGCGCTGCGCCAGGTCGGTGATGACGATGACGTGCGGTTTCTGATCCTGCGCGGGCGCGGCAAACACTTCTCGGCCGGTGCCGACCTGGCCTGGATGCAGGCCAGCGCCCGGCTCGACTACGCCGCCAACCTCAAGGATGCCCATCAGCTCGGCGAGTTGATGAACCTGCTGTATCGCCTGCCGTGCCCGACCCTGGCCGTGGTGCAGGGCGCAGCGTTTGGCGGTGCGGTGGGGCTGGTCGCCTGTTGCGACATCGCCATTGGCAGCACGGACGCGCTGTTCAGCCTCTCGGAAGTGCGCATCGGCCTGGCGCCTGCGGTGATCAGCCCGTACGTGGTGCAGGCGCTCGGTGAGCGCGCCAGCCGTCGCTATGCGCTGAGTGCCGAACGCTTCAACGGCGAGCGTGCCCGTGAACTGGGCCTGCTTGCCGAGTGCTACCCCGACGGGCAACTGGACAGTGCGCTGGCGCAGTGGACCGCCAACCTGTTGCTCAACAGCCCGCACGCGATGCGGGTGTGCAAAGCGCTGCTGCACGACGTGGGCAGTGGTGAACTCAGCGATGGCCTGCGTCAGCGTACCGAGAGCGTGATTGCCGGCATTCGTGTCAGCGAAGAAGGCCAGGAAGGGCTGGGCGCCTTTCTCGACAAGCGCAAACCCGCGTGGCAGTGA
- a CDS encoding carboxyl transferase domain-containing protein, which produces MTILQTQINTRSPEYLANQAAMQGQVEALHSLLASIREGGGAKAQQRHTSRGKLLPRERIDRLLDPGSPFLEIGQLAAYEVYGEDVPAAGLIAGIGRVEGVECMIIANDATVKGGSYYPLTVKKHLRAQAIARENRLPCLYLVDSGGANLPRQDEVFPDREHFGRIFFNQANLSAQGIAQIAVVMGSCTAGGAYVPAMSDETIMVRNQATIFLAGPPLVKAATGEVVSAEDLGGADVHCKTSGVADHYAEDDAHALALARRCVANLNWRKLGALQALAPVAPRYGAEELYGIVPADPKQPFDVREVIARIVDDSQLDEFKALFGATLVCGFARIGGYPVAVLANNGILFAEAAQKGAHFIELACQRGIPLVFLQNITGFMVGQKYEAGGIAKHGAKLVTAVACASVPKFTVIIGGSFGAGNYGMCGRAFDPRFLWMWPNARIGVMGAQQAAGVLVQVKREQAERAGQAFSDADEQQLRQPIVEQYERQAAATYSSARLWDDGVIDPAQTREVLALAISASLNAPIEATRFGVFRM; this is translated from the coding sequence ATGACTATCCTGCAGACGCAAATCAACACCCGCTCACCTGAATACCTCGCCAACCAAGCGGCCATGCAGGGCCAGGTTGAGGCGCTGCATAGCCTGCTGGCCAGCATTCGCGAAGGCGGTGGCGCCAAGGCTCAGCAGCGCCACACATCACGCGGCAAGCTGTTGCCCCGTGAACGCATCGATCGCCTGCTCGACCCCGGTTCGCCGTTTCTGGAAATCGGTCAGTTGGCCGCTTATGAGGTGTATGGCGAAGACGTGCCGGCAGCCGGATTGATCGCCGGTATTGGCCGGGTCGAAGGCGTCGAGTGCATGATCATCGCCAATGATGCCACCGTCAAAGGCGGCAGTTATTACCCGCTGACCGTGAAAAAACACCTGCGCGCCCAGGCCATCGCCCGCGAAAACCGCCTGCCGTGTCTGTACCTGGTTGACTCCGGTGGCGCCAACCTGCCGCGCCAGGACGAAGTGTTCCCGGACCGTGAGCACTTCGGGCGGATCTTCTTCAACCAGGCCAACCTCAGTGCCCAGGGCATCGCGCAGATCGCCGTGGTGATGGGCTCGTGCACCGCAGGTGGTGCCTATGTGCCGGCGATGAGCGACGAGACCATCATGGTCCGCAACCAGGCGACCATCTTTCTGGCCGGCCCGCCGCTGGTCAAAGCCGCCACCGGTGAGGTGGTGAGCGCCGAAGATCTTGGCGGTGCCGATGTGCACTGCAAGACCTCCGGGGTCGCCGACCATTACGCCGAAGACGACGCCCATGCCCTGGCCCTGGCGCGGCGCTGCGTGGCCAACCTCAATTGGCGCAAGCTTGGGGCGTTGCAGGCGCTGGCACCGGTCGCTCCGCGCTATGGCGCCGAGGAGCTGTACGGAATTGTTCCGGCAGACCCGAAACAACCGTTCGACGTGCGCGAAGTGATCGCGCGGATTGTCGATGACTCGCAGCTCGACGAATTCAAGGCACTGTTCGGCGCCACCTTGGTGTGCGGCTTTGCGCGGATCGGCGGCTACCCGGTGGCGGTGCTGGCCAATAACGGCATTTTGTTTGCCGAAGCCGCGCAGAAAGGCGCGCACTTTATCGAACTGGCCTGCCAGCGCGGCATCCCCCTGGTGTTCTTGCAGAACATCACCGGCTTTATGGTCGGCCAGAAATATGAAGCCGGTGGCATCGCCAAGCATGGCGCCAAGCTGGTCACCGCAGTGGCCTGCGCCAGCGTGCCGAAGTTCACGGTGATTATCGGCGGCAGCTTCGGTGCCGGTAACTACGGCATGTGCGGCCGTGCCTTTGACCCGCGCTTTTTGTGGATGTGGCCCAATGCACGAATTGGCGTGATGGGCGCCCAGCAGGCGGCGGGCGTGCTGGTGCAGGTCAAACGCGAGCAGGCCGAGCGTGCCGGCCAGGCGTTTTCCGACGCCGACGAGCAACAGTTGCGCCAGCCGATCGTCGAGCAGTACGAGCGCCAGGCCGCCGCCACTTACTCCAGCGCACGGCTGTGGGACGACGGCGTCATCGACCCGGCGCAGACCCGCGAAGTGCTGGCCCTGGCGATTTCCGCCAGCCTCAATGCACCGATCGAAGCGACCCGCTTCGGTGTGTTCCGCATGTGA
- a CDS encoding isovaleryl-CoA dehydrogenase, translated as MIPGLNFFLGEEIDMLRDSVAAFAAKEIAPRAAEADRSDQFPMDLWRKFGDMGLLGLTVSEEYGGTGMGYLAHMIAMEEISRAAGGIGLSYGAHSNLCVNQINRNGSDAQKRRFLPKLISGEHIGALAMSEPNAGSDVVSMKLRADKKGDRYVLNGTKMWITNGPDCDVLVVYAKTDLSAGAKGMTAFILEKGAPGFSVAQKLDKLGMRGSHTGELVFQDVEVPEENILGGVGEGTKVLMSGLDYERAVLSGGPLGLMQAAMDVVVPYIHDRKQFGQSIGEFQLIQGKIADMYTTQQACRAYLYAVGKHLDALGSSHVRQVRKDCAGVILYTAEKATWLAGEAIQILGGNGYINEFAVGRLWRDAKLYEIGAGTSEIRRMLIGRELFNETM; from the coding sequence ATGATCCCAGGACTGAATTTTTTCCTCGGCGAGGAAATAGACATGCTCCGCGACTCGGTCGCGGCCTTTGCCGCCAAGGAGATCGCCCCGCGTGCCGCAGAGGCTGATCGCAGCGACCAGTTCCCGATGGATCTGTGGCGCAAATTCGGTGACATGGGGCTGCTGGGCCTGACCGTCAGCGAAGAGTACGGCGGCACCGGCATGGGCTATCTGGCGCACATGATCGCCATGGAAGAAATCTCCCGCGCCGCAGGCGGCATCGGGCTGTCTTACGGCGCGCACTCGAACCTTTGCGTCAACCAGATCAACCGCAATGGCAGCGATGCGCAGAAGCGCCGCTTCCTGCCCAAATTGATCAGCGGCGAACACATCGGCGCGCTGGCCATGAGCGAACCCAACGCTGGCTCTGACGTGGTGTCGATGAAGCTGCGTGCCGACAAAAAGGGCGACCGCTACGTGCTCAACGGCACCAAGATGTGGATCACCAACGGCCCGGATTGCGATGTACTGGTGGTCTACGCCAAGACCGACCTGAGTGCCGGTGCCAAAGGCATGACCGCGTTCATTCTGGAAAAGGGCGCACCGGGGTTCTCGGTGGCGCAGAAGCTCGACAAGCTCGGCATGCGCGGCTCGCACACCGGCGAGCTGGTGTTTCAGGATGTCGAGGTGCCGGAAGAAAACATCCTCGGCGGCGTTGGCGAAGGCACCAAGGTGCTGATGAGCGGCCTGGACTACGAACGCGCGGTGCTGTCCGGCGGCCCGTTGGGGCTGATGCAGGCGGCCATGGATGTGGTGGTGCCGTACATTCACGACCGCAAGCAGTTCGGCCAGAGCATCGGCGAGTTCCAGCTGATCCAGGGCAAGATCGCTGACATGTACACCACCCAGCAGGCCTGCCGCGCCTACCTGTATGCGGTGGGCAAGCACCTCGACGCGCTGGGCAGCAGCCACGTGCGCCAGGTGCGCAAGGACTGCGCCGGGGTGATTCTCTACACCGCTGAAAAAGCCACCTGGCTGGCCGGTGAGGCGATCCAGATTCTCGGCGGCAACGGCTACATCAACGAGTTTGCGGTGGGCCGGCTGTGGCGCGACGCCAAGCTGTATGAGATCGGTGCTGGCACCAGCGAAATCCGCCGCATGCTGATCGGCCGCGAGCTGTTCAACGAGACGATGTGA